In Terriglobales bacterium, the genomic stretch GTCGTCGACCGCGTAGCCCTGAGCGCGCACCTTCTCCAGCTCCTTGTGCAGCCGGGAGAGCACGGTGATGGTCTTGGGGGTGCGCTTGCGCAGGCCGCGCTGGCGCGCCAGCGCCGCCACCTCCTCCTCCGGCAGCCAGGCGATCAGCGCTTTGCCCACGCTGGTGGCGTGCACGTCCATGCGGCGGCCCACCCAGGTATCCATCTTGATGAAGCCCGGGGCCTCCACCTTCTCGATGTAGACGGCCTCGCCGCGGTCCAGGATGGCCAGGTGGGCGGTCAGGTGCGCGTGCTCCACCAGGTGGCGCAGGATGGGCAGGGCCATCTGGCGGATGTCCAGCCCGGAGAGCACGCTCTCGCTCAGCGCCAGCACCTTCACCCCCAGGCGGTAGCGGCCGCTCTCCGGCTCGCGACGCAGGTAGCCGTGGTGCTCGAGGGTGCGCAGCAGGTAGCTGGCCGAACTCTTGGGGATCTTGAGCCGGCGGCTGAGGTCGGCGTTGGACAGGCCGCCGGCGCGGTGGGCCACCGCCTCCAGGATGGCGAGGGCGCGCTCCACCGCGGCCGAATCCTTGGCGCTGCTCTCGGGCATGGCCGCCTCCCCGACCGGTCCCGACCCTATCGGACCGGCCGGGGTCATCCTCCCACATTTTGAATT encodes the following:
- a CDS encoding IclR family transcriptional regulator translates to MPESSAKDSAAVERALAILEAVAHRAGGLSNADLSRRLKIPKSSASYLLRTLEHHGYLRREPESGRYRLGVKVLALSESVLSGLDIRQMALPILRHLVEHAHLTAHLAILDRGEAVYIEKVEAPGFIKMDTWVGRRMDVHATSVGKALIAWLPEEEVAALARQRGLRKRTPKTITVLSRLHKELEKVRAQGYAVDDEENNLGVRCVAAPIFNSEGGVEASLGVSGATNQLDPGSVPKMAEMVQDAARHIAQQMGYHPPRR